One Phocaeicola dorei genomic region harbors:
- a CDS encoding cell division ATP-binding protein FtsE codes for MMDEALIRYKNVYINQQELGVLEDVNLELNKGEFVYLIGKVGSGKTSLLKTIYGELDIQSGEAEVLGYNMTNIKRKHIPELRRRLGIVFQDFQLLTDRTVHANLSFVLRATGWTNKATIKARIEEVLDQVGMTGKGYKMPNELSGGEQQRIVIARAILNRPDIILADEPTGNLDTETGRKIVELLKSICATGSAIMMTTHNLHLLSEYPGVVYRFENHHIKEVTHEYSRMERSQNETEKGEKTTVAPQETAE; via the coding sequence ATGATGGACGAAGCTCTCATTCGATATAAAAACGTATATATCAACCAACAAGAATTAGGCGTATTGGAAGATGTAAACCTGGAACTGAACAAGGGTGAATTTGTTTACCTCATTGGGAAAGTCGGTTCCGGAAAGACCTCATTACTGAAAACAATTTACGGTGAGCTGGATATACAGTCAGGAGAAGCCGAGGTGCTAGGCTACAACATGACTAACATCAAGCGGAAGCATATTCCCGAACTGCGCCGCCGTTTAGGCATTGTCTTTCAAGATTTTCAGTTACTGACAGACCGCACCGTACACGCTAACCTCAGTTTTGTATTGCGCGCCACCGGATGGACAAACAAAGCAACCATCAAAGCACGCATTGAAGAAGTACTGGACCAAGTGGGAATGACCGGTAAAGGATACAAAATGCCCAACGAACTATCGGGTGGCGAACAACAACGCATTGTTATCGCCCGTGCCATCCTAAACCGGCCGGACATTATTCTGGCCGATGAGCCGACGGGTAACCTGGACACGGAAACAGGGCGCAAAATTGTAGAACTTCTGAAATCCATTTGTGCTACAGGCTCCGCCATCATGATGACCACCCATAATCTGCATCTCTTGTCGGAATATCCGGGAGTTGTCTACCGTTTTGAGAATCATCATATCAAAGAAGTGACTCACGAATACAGCCGGATGGAAAGAAGTCAAAATGAGACCGAAAAAGGAGAAAAAACGACAGTTGCACCCCAAGAAACGGCAGAATAA
- the hisIE gene encoding bifunctional phosphoribosyl-AMP cyclohydrolase/phosphoribosyl-ATP diphosphatase HisIE, with protein MDLNFEKMNGLIPAIIQDNSTNKVLMLGFMNEEAYRKTMETGKVTFFSRTKNRLWTKGEESGNFLNVVSIKEDCDKDTLLIKVNPAGPVCHTGTDTCWGEENKEDIMFLKELQDFIDKRHEEMPAGSYTTSLFESGINKMAQKVGEEAVETVIEACNGTDERLIYEGADLIYHMIVLLTSKGYRIEDLARELKERHSATWKKH; from the coding sequence ATGGATTTGAATTTTGAAAAAATGAACGGGTTGATCCCCGCCATCATACAAGACAACAGCACCAACAAAGTACTGATGTTAGGGTTTATGAATGAAGAAGCATACCGAAAAACAATGGAAACTGGTAAAGTAACTTTCTTCAGCCGTACCAAGAACCGCCTGTGGACAAAAGGTGAAGAAAGCGGGAATTTCCTGAATGTTGTTTCTATAAAAGAAGACTGTGACAAGGATACCCTGCTGATCAAAGTAAATCCGGCAGGTCCTGTATGTCACACCGGAACAGATACTTGCTGGGGAGAAGAAAACAAAGAAGACATCATGTTCCTAAAGGAATTACAAGATTTCATTGACAAACGTCATGAGGAAATGCCCGCAGGCTCTTACACCACCAGCCTGTTCGAATCCGGTATCAACAAAATGGCACAGAAAGTAGGTGAAGAAGCCGTGGAAACGGTTATCGAAGCTTGTAACGGAACCGACGAACGCCTTATCTACGAAGGAGCCGATCTGATATACCACATGATTGTACTGCTCACCTCAAAAGGCTATCGCATCGAGGACCTTGCCCGTGAATTGAAAGAACGTCATAGCGCTACGTGGAAAAAACACTAA